From the Cryptomeria japonica chromosome 2, Sugi_1.0, whole genome shotgun sequence genome, one window contains:
- the LOC131035375 gene encoding pentatricopeptide repeat-containing protein At5g02860-like, which produces MCARNRGHKFVDRVYKEMMKAGVYPSHDTFNMLISAYGSCGLINRALATYSAMLEEGISPNLLTYNTISNAISRKAHWKEAEAVLKDMNEKGYKPNADAYASLLHAYANGYNLEQLNTLERDIQERIIHPSWVLLKSVVQQKICKVYSFPRRNCGPLIQLFFGTKKRTLLEKNLMNTIDWLLH; this is translated from the coding sequence ATGTGTGCAAGAAATAGAGGGCATAAATTTGTTGATAGAGTTTACAAGGAAATGATGAAAGCTGGAGTCTATCCAAGCCATGATACGTTTAATATGTTGATTAGCGCTTATGGTAGTTGTGGATTAATCAACCGTGCTTTGGCAACATATAGTGCAATGTTGGAAGAGGGAATTTCTCCCAATCTTTTGACTTACAATACCATTTCAAATGCAATCTCTAGAAAAGCACACTGGAAGGAGGCAGAGGCTGTTCTAAAAGATATGAATGAAAAAGGTTATAAACCAAATGCAGATGCTTATGCCTCATTATTGCATGCTTATGCAAATGGTTATAATTTAGAGCAATTGAACACCCTAGAAAGAGATATACAAGAACGAATCATTCATCCCAGTTGGGTACTCTTAAAATCAGTTGTGCAGCAGAAGATCTGTAAAGTTTATTCTTTTCCAAGGAGAAATTGTGGGCCACTTATTCAGCTTTTTTTTGGTACCAAAAAAAGAACGCTTTTGGAGAAAAATCTAATGAATACGATTGACTGGTTATTACACTAG